The Xanthomonas rydalmerensis genomic interval GCAGGCGTCGAACGCCGGCAAGGTCAACCTGATTCCGTTCAATCCGTTCCCGGGCACGCGCTACGAGCGCTCCGGCGAGACCGAGATCCGCGCGTTCCAGAAGATCCTGCTGGACGCGCAGGTGCTGACCATGGTGCGGCGCACGCGCGGCGACGACATCGATGCGGCCTGCGGGCAGCTCAAGGGGCAGGTCATGGACCGCACCCGCCGCCAGGCCGAGTTCAAGCGCGAATTGCAGACGCGGGCGGATCGGGATGCGGCGGCTTAGCCAAGGGCATTCCATCGCGGTGGTGGCGATTGCAGTGCTGGCCTTGCCGGGCTGCAACTGGATCGCCGCCAAGACCGGCACGGTGCGCACCGCCGAGCAGGTGCAGCCGAATTACTCGTTCCGCGACAACCGTGCGGTGAAGTCGCGCGTGGCCTTGCAGGAGCAACTCGGCCTGGCCGCCAACGGGCTGGCCTTCAACGACCTGGACGCGGCGCAGACGCACGCGCGCAAGGCGCTGGCGCTGGATCCCAACTCGGTGGACGCGCTGACCGTGCTGGCGGTGGTCGCCGATCGCCGTGGCGATGCCACGACCGCCGGCGGGTACTACCGCAAGGCCGCCGAACTGGCGCCGACCGACGGTGCGACCTTGAACAACTACGGCGCCTGGCTGTGCGCGAACGGTTCGCCGGCCGAATCGCTGGCCTGGTTCGACCGCGCGCTTGCGCTCCAGGACTACGCCACCCCGGCCTCGGCACTGGCCAACGCCGGCGGCTGCGCGCTGCAGGTCGGCCAGCGCGAGCGCGGCGAACGCGATCTGCGCAAGGCGCTGGACCTGGATCCGGACAACGCGTTCGCACTGGAGGCGATGGCGCGCAACCAGGTCGCGCAAGGGCGCTTTTTCGAGGCGCGCGCCTTCTCCGAGCGGCGTCTGGCGGCTGCGCCTGCCACCGCTTCCGTGTTACAACTTGCTATTCAGATTGAGCAAAGGCTGGGCGACAAGGCTGCCGCCGGCCGTTACCAACAGCGGTTGCGCAAGGAGTTTCCCGACGCCGCGACCACGACACCCGGGGCTAGTGCATTGTGATCAGTGATTCCAATCCGAACGCTTTCGATGGCGCCAAAGGCTGCGGGCAACAGCTCCGCGAAGCGCGCGAAGCGGCGGGCCTGAGCATCGACGACGTCGGCAGCCGACTGCGCATGCCGGTGCATGTGGTGCAGGCACTCGAGTCGGAGCAGTGGCAGCGCCTCGGCGCGCCGGTGTTCGTGCGCGGGCAGCTGCGCAGCTATGCGCGCCTGCTCGGTGTCGATCTTGAGCCGCTGCTGCAGACCGCGCAGATCGCGCCGGTGCAGCCGGTCGAATTGATCAGCCACACGCATACGCCGCCGCTGCGGCGCATGCTCGAGAGCGCCACGCGGCGCATGGTGTACGTGGTGATCACCGCCGGACTGGCGGTGCCGGTCTGGTACGCCACCCGCAGCCACTTCGCCGAGGACAATGGCCCCAGCACCGCGTCGCTGGACGTGGTGCCGGGCGCGCCGGGCAATACCGCGGCCGCGCCGGCGGCGCCGGCCAATGGCGCTGCGTCGACGGTGCCGGCCGCGCCGGTGGCCGCACGGCCGGCGCCGAGCGCTGCGCCGTACATCGCCTCGCTGACGCCGATGCCGCGCCCGGCGGCGGAGCCGGAAAAGAACAGCCTGAGCCTGTCGTTCCAGGGCGACAGCTGGGTGCAGATCCTCGCGCCCGACGGCACGCCGGTGGAGAAGGCGCTGCTGAGGGCGGGCGAGACCCGCACCTATGCGCCGGGCCAGGTCGGGCGCGTGGTGCTGGGCAATGCCTCCGCGGTCCAGGTTCAGCATGCCGGGAGTACGGTGGATCTGACCCCGTTCAGGCGCGCGAACGTGGCGCGCTTTGCGGTATCCTCTGACGGTTCCGTGGTGCCCGCCTCCGAGTGACGGCGGCGCGGTTCCTCATCTTCAACATTTCATGTCCCGTCGCAGCGGCGGGGCGAGAGTACGCATGGCGATTGACGACCTGCTCGACGAGCACGAACAAAGCGAACGCGTCCGCACTTGGCTCAGGAAGAACGGCGCCGGCCTGATCGGCGGCATCGTCCTGGGCCTCGGCGCGATCATCGGCTGGCAGTGGTGGACCAAGCAGCGCTCCAGCGATCTGGCCCAGGCCAATGCCCGCTACGAAGCGGTGCTCAAGAGCATCCAGGCCAATCAGCTGGACAAGGCCGCCAAGGACATGGCCGAGCTGCAGCAGGGGTCGACCAACATCTACGCCGAACTGGCCGCGCTGCGCCTGGCCAAGGCGCAGGTCGATGCCGGCAAGTCCGATGCCGCGTTGACCACGCTGCGCGGGCTCAAGACCGACGGCGAAATGAAGGTGATGGTCGACCATCGCGTGGCGCGGCTGCTGATTTCCGGCGGCAAGCCGCAGGACGCGCTGCCGCTGGTGGCTTCGGCCACCGATGCGCAGGGCCTGGAAATTCGCGGCGATGCGCTGATCGCGCAGGGCAAGCGCGACGCGGCGCGTGACGCGTACGCCAAAGCGCTGACCAGCCTGGACGTGGCCTCGCCGCAGCGGCGCGTGGTCGAAACGAAATTGATGGATGCGGGCGGCAGCGTGCCGAATGCCGCGGAGCCGATCTGATGAAGGTAGTCATGTTCAAGCGTGTCGCCACCGTGGCCCTGCTGGGTCTGGCGTTGTCGGGCTGCACCACGGTCAAGGGCTGGTTCGCCGGCAAGGATGCGGCTGCCAAGAAGGCCGCCGAGCCGGCCGAACTGGTGAAGTTCACCCCGTCGGTGAAGGTGGTGAAGCTGTGGTCCACCGACGCCGGCAAGGGCGAGCGCCGCATCGGCGTGCGCCAGCACCCGGTGGTGGCCGACGGCAAGGTGTATGCGGCCGCGACCTCCGGCACGGTCTACGCGCTGGATCTGCAGACCGGCAAGACCATCTGGGAATACGACGCCAAGCAGGCGCGCAAGCAGAAGCTGGCGCAGGTCGAGGACCAGCCGAAGAGCCAGGTCGAGAGCGAGTCCGGCAAGAACCTGACCAAGGATGAGCGCGCCGCGTACAAGCAGCGCCTGCGCAACGAGAAGCAGCAGGCCAAGGAGCGCAAGCGGCTTGAGAAGAAGCGTCCGCTGCCGCGCTTCGCCGGCGGCCCGGGCGTGGGCGATGGCCTGGTGGTCGTCGGTGCGCTGGATGGCGAGGTGATCGCACTCGATGCCGCTACCGGCACCGAGAAGTGGCGCGCCAAGGTGCCCAACGAAGTGATCGCCGCGCCGGTGATCGCGCAGAACACGGTGTTCGTGCGCAGCAACGACGGCCGCACCACGGCTTTCGATGCCGCCACCGGCCAGCAGCGCTGGTTCAACGCGCAGGAACTGCCGAGCCTGACCGTGCGCGGCAACGCGCCGGTGGTGGCGGGTCCGGGCGTGCTGTTCATCGGCAACGACGACGGCACCCTGGCCGCGCTGGCGATGCAGGACGGCCGCGTGCTGTGGGAGCAGACCATCGGTGCGCCGGAAGGCCGCACCGAGCTGGAGCGCATGGCCGACGTCGACGGCGCCCCGGTGCTCGACGGCACCACGCTGTTCGCGACCAGCTTCAAGAACCAGACCGTAGCACTGGAAGGTCCGAGCGGCCGTCCGCTATGGAGCCGCGATCATGGCGGCGCCGGCGGCGTCGGCGTGAGCTCCGGCAACGTGGTGGTGGCCGACAACGCCGGCACCGTGTGGGCGCTGGACAAGGCCTCCGGATCGGCGATGTGGTCGCAGCCGGCGCTGGCGCGCCGTTCGCTGACCGGTGTGGCGATCCAGGGCGACTACGCCGTGGTCGGTGACTACAAGGGCTATCTGCACTGGCTCCGGCTCGACAACGGCGAGTTCGCCGCGCGCGAGCGGGTCGGGCGCCAGCCGCTGGTGGCGCAGCCGGTGGTCGCGGACGGAATTCTGCTGATGCAGAACACGAAAGGCGACCTGACCGCGTTCCGGTTGGGTCAATAACAAGAGAAGGATGTCGCGATGCTGCCGCTGGTCGCCCTGGTTGGACGGCCGAATGTCGGCAAGTCCACGCTGTTCAACGCGCTGACGCGCAGCCGTGACGCGCTGGTCCACGACCAGCCCGGCGTCACCCGCGATCGCCACTACGGGGTCTGCCGGCTGCAGCCGGAAACCCCGTTCGTGATCGTCGATACCGGCGGTATCTCCGGCGAAGAGGAAGGCCTGGCCGGTGCCACCGCCGAGCAGGCGCGCGCCGCGGCCGGCGAGGCCGACCTGATCCTGTTCGTGGTCGACGGCCGCGAGGGCTCGTCCTCGCTCGACGACGAGATCCTGGCCTGGCTGCGCAAGCTGGCGCGGCCGACCCTGCTGCTGATCAACAAGATCGACGGAACCGACGAGGACCAGGTGCGCGCCGAGTTCGCGCGCTACGGTCTCGGCGACGCCATCGCGGTTTCCGCCGCACACCGCCATGGCATCGACGACCTGCTCGAGGAAGTCCTGGAGCGGTTGCCGGAAGAGGGCGCCGGCGAAACCCTGGACACCGATCCGGCGCGCATGCGCATCGCCTTCGTCGGTCGCCCGAACGTCGGCAAGTCGACCCTGGTCAATCGCCTGCTGGGCGAGGAGCGCATGATCGCTTCCGAGGTTCCGGGCACCACCCGCGACTCGATCGCGGTGGACCTGGAACGCGACGGCCGCCTGTACCGGCTGATCGACACCGCCGGCCTGCGTCGCCGCGGCCGCGTCGAGGAGGCGGTGGAGAAGTTCAGCGCGTTCAAGACGCTGCAGGCGATCGAGCAGTGCCAGGTGGCGGTGCTGATGCTCGATGCCGGCGAAGGCGTGACCGACCAGGACGCGACCGTGCTCGGCGCGATCCTCGATGCCGGCCGTGCCCTGGTGGTGGCGATCAACAAGTGGGACGGCCAGAGCGACTACCAGCGCGCGCAGGCCGAAGATCTGCTGTCGCGCAAGCTCGGCTTCGTGGCCTGGGCCGAGGCGGTGCGCATCTCCGCCAAGCATGGCTCGGGCATGCGCGAGCTGTTCCAGGCGATCCATCGCGCACACGCCTCGGCGGTGCGCGAGTTCAGCACCAGCGAGGTGAACCAGGCGCTGGAAATCGCCTACGAAAGCAATCCGCCGCCGAGCATCCGCGGACACGTCTCCAAGCTGCGCTACGTGCATCCGGGCGGCAGCAATCCGCCGACCTTCATCGTCCACGGCACACGCCTGAAGGTGCTGCCGGAATCGTACAAGCGCTACCTGGAAAACTTCTTCCGCAAGCGCTTCAAGCTGGTCGGCACGCCGGTGCGCTTCATGTTCCGCGAAGGTGCCAACCCGTACGAAGGCAAGAAGAACGTGCTGACCGAGCGCCAGATCGCCAAGAAGCGGCGCCTGATGAAGCACGTCCGCGGCAAGTAGCGCACGATGGACCCGCAGCGCGCGATCACCCTCGGCATTCTCGCCGGTGGCCGCGCGCAGCGCCTGGGCGGACACGACAAGGCCTGGCTGCAACGCGGCGGGCAGGCGCAGGTGGAGTGGCTGGTACAGACGCTGGCGCCGCGGGTGTCTGCGGTGCTGGTCAGCGCCAACCGCAGCTTGCCGCGCTACGCCGCCATTGGATTGAAGGCCGTGCCGGACCGCGTCGCGGCGCCGGCCGGGGCGGAGCGTTCGCTGGGGCCGATCGCCGGGCTGGATGCACTCGCCGCCGCCTGCGCCACGCCCTGGTTGCTGACTGTGCCGGTCGACCTGTGCGTGTTGCCGCCGGATCTGCCCGCAAAGCTGGCCGCAGCCGCTGAGGAGTGCGACGGTGCCTGGGTCGAGGATGCCGACGGCGCGCAGCCGCTGGTGGCGCTGTACCGGTTATCCGCGCTGCGTCCGGCGCTGGAGGAGGCGCTGGCGGCCGCCCGCTACGCGCCGCGGGCTTTGCAGCAGCGCCTGCGGATGGGGCCGGTGGCGCTGCCGGAGATCGTGCTGGGCAACCTGAACACGCCGCAGGACCTGGCCGCAGCGGGTATCCTGCCGCCACCATGACCGACTATCCCTCCCGGATCGCCTACACCGACGCGTTGGCGATCGTCGCTGCCGCTGCGCGTGCCCGTCCCGTCAACAGCGAGCGCCTGGCGGCGTCGCGCGCCGATGGCCGCATCCTGCTGGAACCGCTGGATGCGCCGATCGACCTGCCGCCGTTCGCCAACAGCGCGATGGACGGTTTCGCGCTGCGCCATGCCGACCTGGCCCCTGGGGCGCCGACCGACTTGCACCTGGCCGGCGAGCAGTTCGCCGGCGCCGATCGGCAGCAGGCGCTCGCGCCCGGCGAATGCCTGCGCATCACCACCGGCGCGCCGCTGCCGGCCGGGGCGGATACGGTGGTGATCAAGGAGAACGTGCACGAGCACGATGGCGTGGTGCAGGTCCCGGCCGAGATCGCCGCCGGCGCGCACGTGCGGGCGCGCGGCGAGGACGTGCGTGCCGGCGAGCGCGTGCTCGAGGCCGGCATGCTGCTGACGCCCTCGCGCATCGGCCTGGCGGCGGCCTTGGGCATGGACCAGCTGACGGTGGCGGCGCGGCCGACCGTGGCGGTATTCGCCACCGGCGACGAACTGGTCGAGCCGGGCATGCCGTTGCAGCCGGGGCAGATCTACAACAGCAACCGCGACATGCTCATGGCGCAGCTGCGCCTGCTCGGCCTGGCGCCGACCGCCTGGCCGACTCTGCCGGACGATCCGCAGCGCATCCAGGCCATGCTCGCCGATGCGGCCTCGGCATTCGACGTGGTGCTGACCTGCGGCGGCGTCTCCGCCGGCGAGAAGGACTACCTGCCGCGGCTGCTGGCCGAGTACGGCCGCATCCTGTTCTGGAAGGTGCGCATGCGTCCGGGCATGCCGCTGTTGTTCGGCGAGTGGGATCGCGCCCTGTTCCTGGGCCTGCCGGGTAATCCGGTGTCGGTGCTGGCGACCTTCCTGGCGATCGGGCGACCGTTGCTGGATGCATTGCAGCGTCGCAGCGAGCCGCACCGGACCTGGCGCGCAAGGCTGGCGGCCGGCTGGGACAAGCGCCACGACCGGCTGGAGTTCCTGCGCGGACGCATGCGCTGCGATGCGCGCGGCCAACTGTGGGCGGAGCCGAATCCCGCGGACGGCTCGCATCGCCTGCGCGGCGCCGCCGACAGCGACGTGCTGCTGCGGCTGGAGGAGGGCGCGCGCCAGTTCCAGGCCGGCGACGTGGTCGAGGTGGTGCCGTACTGAACTGCGCCGCGCATGGCGGACGCGCGCCCGGTTTGCGCCGATAATGCGCGCATGGGCATTCGAGAACTGACCCCCGCACAGGCGCAGGCGCGGCAGGCGCAGGGCGCGCACTTGATCGACATCCGCGAGGAGCACGAGCGCGCCACCGGCATGGCCAGCGGTGCGCAGGGCGTGGCCCGCGCGCAGTTGCAGGCCGACCCGTCCGCCTATCTCGGCGCCAAGACCGAGGTGCTGCTGATCTGCCAGAGCGGCAAGCGCTCGCACGACACCGCGGTGTTCCTGGAGCAGGCCGGCTACACGCAGGTCGCCTCGGTACTGGGCGGCACGACGCGC includes:
- the pilW gene encoding type IV pilus biogenesis/stability protein PilW; amino-acid sequence: MAVVAIAVLALPGCNWIAAKTGTVRTAEQVQPNYSFRDNRAVKSRVALQEQLGLAANGLAFNDLDAAQTHARKALALDPNSVDALTVLAVVADRRGDATTAGGYYRKAAELAPTDGATLNNYGAWLCANGSPAESLAWFDRALALQDYATPASALANAGGCALQVGQRERGERDLRKALDLDPDNAFALEAMARNQVAQGRFFEARAFSERRLAAAPATASVLQLAIQIEQRLGDKAAAGRYQQRLRKEFPDAATTTPGASAL
- a CDS encoding helix-turn-helix domain-containing protein; amino-acid sequence: MISDSNPNAFDGAKGCGQQLREAREAAGLSIDDVGSRLRMPVHVVQALESEQWQRLGAPVFVRGQLRSYARLLGVDLEPLLQTAQIAPVQPVELISHTHTPPLRRMLESATRRMVYVVITAGLAVPVWYATRSHFAEDNGPSTASLDVVPGAPGNTAAAPAAPANGAASTVPAAPVAARPAPSAAPYIASLTPMPRPAAEPEKNSLSLSFQGDSWVQILAPDGTPVEKALLRAGETRTYAPGQVGRVVLGNASAVQVQHAGSTVDLTPFRRANVARFAVSSDGSVVPASE
- a CDS encoding YfgM family protein; the protein is MAIDDLLDEHEQSERVRTWLRKNGAGLIGGIVLGLGAIIGWQWWTKQRSSDLAQANARYEAVLKSIQANQLDKAAKDMAELQQGSTNIYAELAALRLAKAQVDAGKSDAALTTLRGLKTDGEMKVMVDHRVARLLISGGKPQDALPLVASATDAQGLEIRGDALIAQGKRDAARDAYAKALTSLDVASPQRRVVETKLMDAGGSVPNAAEPI
- the bamB gene encoding outer membrane protein assembly factor BamB; this translates as MKVVMFKRVATVALLGLALSGCTTVKGWFAGKDAAAKKAAEPAELVKFTPSVKVVKLWSTDAGKGERRIGVRQHPVVADGKVYAAATSGTVYALDLQTGKTIWEYDAKQARKQKLAQVEDQPKSQVESESGKNLTKDERAAYKQRLRNEKQQAKERKRLEKKRPLPRFAGGPGVGDGLVVVGALDGEVIALDAATGTEKWRAKVPNEVIAAPVIAQNTVFVRSNDGRTTAFDAATGQQRWFNAQELPSLTVRGNAPVVAGPGVLFIGNDDGTLAALAMQDGRVLWEQTIGAPEGRTELERMADVDGAPVLDGTTLFATSFKNQTVALEGPSGRPLWSRDHGGAGGVGVSSGNVVVADNAGTVWALDKASGSAMWSQPALARRSLTGVAIQGDYAVVGDYKGYLHWLRLDNGEFAARERVGRQPLVAQPVVADGILLMQNTKGDLTAFRLGQ
- the der gene encoding ribosome biogenesis GTPase Der; the protein is MLPLVALVGRPNVGKSTLFNALTRSRDALVHDQPGVTRDRHYGVCRLQPETPFVIVDTGGISGEEEGLAGATAEQARAAAGEADLILFVVDGREGSSSLDDEILAWLRKLARPTLLLINKIDGTDEDQVRAEFARYGLGDAIAVSAAHRHGIDDLLEEVLERLPEEGAGETLDTDPARMRIAFVGRPNVGKSTLVNRLLGEERMIASEVPGTTRDSIAVDLERDGRLYRLIDTAGLRRRGRVEEAVEKFSAFKTLQAIEQCQVAVLMLDAGEGVTDQDATVLGAILDAGRALVVAINKWDGQSDYQRAQAEDLLSRKLGFVAWAEAVRISAKHGSGMRELFQAIHRAHASAVREFSTSEVNQALEIAYESNPPPSIRGHVSKLRYVHPGGSNPPTFIVHGTRLKVLPESYKRYLENFFRKRFKLVGTPVRFMFREGANPYEGKKNVLTERQIAKKRRLMKHVRGK
- the mobA gene encoding molybdenum cofactor guanylyltransferase → MDPQRAITLGILAGGRAQRLGGHDKAWLQRGGQAQVEWLVQTLAPRVSAVLVSANRSLPRYAAIGLKAVPDRVAAPAGAERSLGPIAGLDALAAACATPWLLTVPVDLCVLPPDLPAKLAAAAEECDGAWVEDADGAQPLVALYRLSALRPALEEALAAARYAPRALQQRLRMGPVALPEIVLGNLNTPQDLAAAGILPPP
- a CDS encoding molybdopterin-binding protein — translated: MTDYPSRIAYTDALAIVAAAARARPVNSERLAASRADGRILLEPLDAPIDLPPFANSAMDGFALRHADLAPGAPTDLHLAGEQFAGADRQQALAPGECLRITTGAPLPAGADTVVIKENVHEHDGVVQVPAEIAAGAHVRARGEDVRAGERVLEAGMLLTPSRIGLAAALGMDQLTVAARPTVAVFATGDELVEPGMPLQPGQIYNSNRDMLMAQLRLLGLAPTAWPTLPDDPQRIQAMLADAASAFDVVLTCGGVSAGEKDYLPRLLAEYGRILFWKVRMRPGMPLLFGEWDRALFLGLPGNPVSVLATFLAIGRPLLDALQRRSEPHRTWRARLAAGWDKRHDRLEFLRGRMRCDARGQLWAEPNPADGSHRLRGAADSDVLLRLEEGARQFQAGDVVEVVPY